In Brassica napus cultivar Da-Ae chromosome A3, Da-Ae, whole genome shotgun sequence, the sequence ACTCTATATTTCCATTGTTACAATACAAATCCAACAAATCAATCTACAAATTTAACCCATTCTGTCTTTCCCTAATCTCACAACTCAGTTACCACTGGTCTACTGTCTGAAATCCAGCCATCGAGCACAAATGCAGCAGAACCATCAACTCAAAACCGACCAAACCGCTTTTGTCTTTGCTTAGATGTATGTGTAGGGCTGAAAAAGTCTAGAGTCAGATTTTTTGTTGGTTTTCTACGTCTCTGTGGAAACAACTCTCTGTGACATTTCTAAGCTCGACCAAGAAGAAGATTGTGAGCTTCTATAGGAAACAAGATAAATGATGAAACTGACGTATGTCACTACTCCAGCAAAAACCAGTAACCCAACAAAAAACCCGTTCGCTGCAGCCATGAAGAAATCAAGAAGAAGATACCCATTTATCATCATGACAAACACCGCCACGGTCCACGCTAGCTTCTACAAAGATCCAAAACTGACTCGTTACAATTCACATTAcaacaacaaataaaaacgaaaaaagaaaaagaaaaagcttACCTCAAGCGAAGGTCCGATTTTGAAGACACCCATGATATGTTCATTAGAAACCATAGTCAAAAGAGGAATAACAGCGAAAGGAATCTGCATCGACTGAAGAATATTAAGCCATTCGTTTAAAACATCAAGCGACCCCTCTGATGTGTTGAACATAAGAGCTACAACCATAGTTGGCACAATAGCAAAGCTTCTTGTTATAAAAGCTGATAGCCATTGTTCCATCTGAAGATCTAAGAACCCTTCCATTATAAACTGTCCAGCGTAAGTTCCTGTAATGGTACTGCTTTGTCCAGCAGCTAACAAACCGATCCCCCAGATGTAAAGTATGGGGAAAACCCCGCCGCCATACTTCTCCTGTAGGTAATGTCCTGCGTTAACCAGTCCTATACTATCAGCTTGCTTGGTTCCATAAAACCCTTTAGCGAAAACCGCGGTTACAAAGAGATTGATCATAAAAGAGACGAAAAGCGCGGCCGTTGATTCGATGTTGTAGTAGTTGAGAGCTTCTTGAACTCTGTGTATGTCCTTTGGGTTGGTCTTCCTGGACTGCACTAAAGCGGAATGCAAGAACACATTGTGAGGCGTTATTACGCATCCCACTACTCCAACAGCTTGTCTGATTGTCTTTGATCCGAGCTTCGGAATTAGAATACCTTTCAAgtcatcaaataaaaaaaaaaaatcaagaactaGTATCAATAAAAGACAATGTCacattcttaaaattttaagtacCTATGATTAGTTCTTCTCCGCTCGGCTTAGTTTCATTGAACAtccaagcaaaggaaagagCCATTGTTGCGATCAAAACCGCGAAAAGACCTTCTAGTTTCCTCATTCCACACTTCTCCAAATACGAAATCAAGAAGCTGTTATATCACAAGATTAACATAAGCATCTGATTCTCTTCAATTTCTCCTGATATGAACTAAATCAAAAAGC encodes:
- the LOC125607120 gene encoding metal transporter Nramp5-like, with amino-acid sequence MTDPTVSRQVNSPLKRNESNGEFKRLLLPETSQSDDPNESPAEPPENQVLTVEEEEGETTLESVPPFSWAKLWKFTGPGFLMSIAFLDPGNIEGDLQAGAVAGYSLLWLLLWATLMGLLIQLLSARIGVATGRHLAEICRNEYPSWARILLWFMAEVALIGADIQEVIGSAIALQILTRGFLPIWAGVIITSLDCFLISYLEKCGMRKLEGLFAVLIATMALSFAWMFNETKPSGEELIIGILIPKLGSKTIRQAVGVVGCVITPHNVFLHSALVQSRKTNPKDIHRVQEALNYYNIESTAALFVSFMINLFVTAVFAKGFYGTKQADSIGLVNAGHYLQEKYGGGVFPILYIWGIGLLAAGQSSTITGTYAGQFIMEGFLDLQMEQWLSAFITRSFAIVPTMVVALMFNTSEGSLDVLNEWLNILQSMQIPFAVIPLLTMVSNEHIMGVFKIGPSLEKLAWTVAVFVMMINGYLLLDFFMAAANGFFVGLLVFAGVVTYVSFIIYLVSYRSSQSSSWSSLEMSQRVVSTET